From the Elusimicrobiota bacterium genome, the window AAAAAATAAAAACTATAAAATATTTATAAGGTTTTAACTCCATGAACCCTAAAACCCTATAACTCTAAAACCCTTATGCTTATAGGTATAATTTCTGATTCACACGATAATATAAACGCAATTAAAAAGGCGGTTAATTTTTTCAATAAAAAAAATGTTGAAGTTGTTTTACATGCAGGAGATTTTGTTTCTCCGTTTACTGCGATTGAATTTGGAAAATTGAAAATGAGGTTTATGGGTGTTTTTGGCAATAACGATGGTGATAAACCGCATCTTTTGGAAAAATTTAAGGATATAGGAACAATATATCAGGAACCGCTTGACCTTGAACTGGAAAATAAAAAGATTGTATTAATGCACCAGATAGACAAACTCGATAAAAATAAAAAATATGATATTGTAATTTACGGACATTCACACAAGCCTGATATAAAGAAGGGAAACCCGCTTATAATCAATCCGGGCGAGTGCGGCGGCTGGCTTACCGG encodes:
- a CDS encoding metallophosphoesterase, coding for MLIGIISDSHDNINAIKKAVNFFNKKNVEVVLHAGDFVSPFTAIEFGKLKMRFMGVFGNNDGDKPHLLEKFKDIGTIYQEPLDLELENKKIVLMHQIDKLDKNKKYDIVIYGHSHKPDIKKGNPLIINPGECGGWLTGRSTVAILDTKTLNSEITYL